A region of the Terriglobales bacterium genome:
AAGGCTCCCTCCAGTCTCACAAATATCTTCGCGCCCGAGTCCACGCCGGCCAAGTCGATCTTTAATTTGTCCATGTTCGTGTTTGCCATAACGGGAATCATATTCGTCGTTGTCTCTACTTTGCTGATCTATGCCGTGGTGAAGTTCCGCGGCAAAGCGGCGGATTCTGGGCGGGAACCCGCGCAGGTGTACGGCAGCACGCAGATTGAGCTGGCATGGACGATTATCCCGGTGTTGATCGTGGTCGTGTTGTTTCTGGCTACGGCGCGGGTGATCCACGCGATCCAGGACGCTCCGAAACCGGCAACAGCTTTGGAGGTCACCGTCATCGGGCACCAGTTCTGGTGGGAGTTTCGCTATCCCAAGCTGGGAATTGTCACAGCCAACGAGCTGCATATTCCGGTGAGCGATCCGGCTCACCCCACGCCGACATTCCTGAAGCTGCTTTCCGCCGACACTGACCACAGCTTCTGGGTGCCTCAGCTTGGCGGCAAGACCGATTTGATTCCGAATCGGGTAAACGAGATGTGGATGGATCCACATCGTCCGGGCCTGTTTCTCGGTCAGTGCGCGCAGTATTGCGGGGTGCAGCACGCGAAAATGCTGCTGCGCGTATCGGTGGACAAAGCTGACGATTTTGACGCGTGGGTTAGCTCGCAGCGGCAGCCCACAACTGACAACGAGGCAGTGATTGCCGGCAAGCGCGTGTTTGAAACCACCGCTTGCATCAACTGTCACACGATCAGCGGCACGGCCGGGAACGGACATTTCGGTCCGGACCTGACGCACCTGATGAGCCGTCGCACCATCGCGTCGGGCGCGGCAGAGAATACAGACGAAAAACTGCGTTTGTGGATACGGAACCCGGACGCCATTAAACCCGGATCGCTGATGCCGGCTATGCAACTTAGCGAGCCAGATGTGGACGCACTCGTGCGTTATCTGGAGACACTGCGGTAGTCGAAAGGATTGGGAGACCAGCTTATGTCGTCGGATGCGATGGCGATTCCAAACGTGCAGGTTGTGAGCCAGCCCTGGATCCAGACACTGCACGAATGGCTGACCACGGTCGATCACAAACGACTGGGCATTCTCTACGTCCTCTTTGCTCTGGTCTTTCTCGTGATCGGTGGAATTGAAGCGGTCATTATGCGCATTCAGTTGATACGTCCGCACAACGACTTCGTCTCGCCGCAGGTCTTCAACCGAATGTTCACGATGCATGGGACGACCATGATTTTCTTCGTGGCGATGCCAGTCTTGTTCGGGTTCGCGAACTACCTGGTTCCGTTGATGATTGGCGCGCGGGACATGGCGTTTCCGCGCCTGAATGCCTTCAGTTTCTGGCTGACGGCTCTGGGTGGCCTTGTTCTTTACTTCAGTTTCATCGGTGGAAGCGGGCTGTACGGCGCCGGCAACGCACCGGACATCAGCTGGTGGGCGTATGCTCCTCTGGCCGCTCGGGCGTTTTCCCCAGGCCACAGCTCGGATTACTGGACGATTGCGGTGCTGGTTTCAGGGTTTGGCAGTATTGGCACGGCCATCAATCTCATCGCTACGATTCTTTGCATGCGGTGTCCCGGAATGACACTCAGCCGCATGCCGTTGCTGGCGTGGCTCAACCTGGTGATGGCGGGAATGGTTCTGATCGCTATTACGCCGCTCTCTGCGGCGCAGATCATGCTGTTGGTGGACCGGTATCTGGGAGGGCATTTCTTCGATACGCAGGCCGGTGGGTCAGCCGTGCTTTGGATGCACTTCTTCTGGATATTCGGCCATCCGGAAGTATACGTCCTGATTATTCCCTGCTTTGCCTTCATGTCGGAAATCGTTCCGGTGTTTTCCCGGAAACCGATTTTCGGATACCCAGTCATGGTCGCGGCCACCATCTCCATCGGCTTCGTTAGCCTGAGTGTGTGGGCTCACCACATGTTCACCGTCGGAATGAATTCCTATGCCAACAGCTTTTTCACGATCACGACAATGGCCGTGGGGATTCCGACGGGAATCAAAATCTTCAACTGGCTCGGCACTATATGGGGCGGGAAGATCCAATTCAAGACACCGATGCTGTTCTGCATCGCATTTCTGTTTCAGTTTTTAATTGCTGGTCTCACGGGCATCATGCAGGCCGCAGCGCCCTTTGATTGGCAGCTTAGCTACTCGTATTTCGTTGTGGCGCACTTTCACTATGTGATCGTAGGCGGAATTCTGTTTGCGCTCTTCGCCGCCTTCTATTACTGGTACCCGAAGGTCACCGGAAGAATGCTGAGCGAAAGGCTGGGCAAAATCCATTTCTGGCTTTTCGTCATCGGCTTTCATCTCTGCTTCGACGTGATGCACATTGAAGGATTGCTCGGCATGCCGCGTCGAATCTACACCTACGAGCCCGGCCGCGGCTGGGACACATTGAACCTGATCGTCACCATCGGCGCATTCATCCAGGGGATCGCGGTTCTGGTGTTTGTAGCGAACTTGATCATTTCTTATTGGAAGGGTGCCATAGCGGGAAATGATCCCTGGGATGCATGGACCCTCGAGTGGTCAGTGAGCTCGCCGCCACCTGAATATAACTTTGCCTCCATTCCCGTCGTCGCCAGCCGGCGGCCGTTGTGGGACTTGAAGCATCCAGAAGACCCGGATAGTCGCTATGAATGAAAGGAGCGAGCAATGAGCGCGATCGCGTTTCCGCGTCTGGAAACACCGGCTGAAGCCTGGAGTCTTCCGTATCGCGGTACGGTGGCCATGGCCGGTCTGATCATCGCCGAGTCGGCGATCTTCACGATTTTCGTGGCTGCCTATCTCTTCTACGTAGGAAAGAGCCTCACGGGCCCGACTCCTGGAGAAGTTCTCGAGACGCCCATCTTCTACACGATCTGTTTGCTGTCGAGCAGTCTCACCGTTCACCTCGCCGGAAAGTCCCTTCAAAAGGGTAAGCGAAGCGCGTTCCTGGGCTGGTGGTTGTTCACAATTCTCTTAGGTGGTCTCTTTTTGTTCGGCACTGGCCGCGAGTGGCACCGGTTGATCTACGAGCGGGGGCTGACGATCTCTACGAACCTTTTTGGAACAACCTACTACTCGCTGGTCGGTCTGCACGCCTTTCACGTCACCGCGGGTCTGGTGATGCTGACAATCGTGCTTATCTTCGGCTTGGCTCGCCGTGTCGGCGTGGAACACTCCGCTCGCGTCGATGTGCTTGCTTTGTATTGGCATTTTGTGGATGCCGTGTGGGTTGTGGTTTTCACTGTGGTTTACGTTCTCGGGCGCTGAGGAGAAAACATATCAACGATGGCATCTGCGAAACAAATGGAGCGAGTGGTTGGGGCACCAGGCGAGATCGAAGTGCCTGCACCGACCGCGTGGCCGCTGGTGCTGGCTTTCGGACTTACCTTGGCGTTCACGGGCCTGCTTACGAGCGCGTCGGTCAGCATCCTCGGCGTCGTGCTTATTGTGGCGGGTTGTGTCGGTTGGTTTCAGGAAGTCTTGCCGCACGCGCATGAAGAAGTCGTGCGCGTCGGGCTTCGAAAGGACGTGGCCGTAACGACCGAGCGCCGGACAGTCGAGCGGTTTCCGATCACGCCAGATCAGCAACGCGCCTGGCTTCCTATCCAAACGTATCCGGTGTCGGCCGGTTTGAAGGGCGGACTTGCGGGAAGCGTAGCGATGGCCGTGGTGGCCTGTGCGTATGGAGTGCTGAAGGTCGGAAGCATCTGGTACCCAATTAATCTTCTGGCGGCAGTGATCCACGCACAGTCGCTGAAACTCGTACCCGGACAGTTGAATTCGTTTCACGCGGACAGCTTTGCGATTGCTGTGGGTCTGCACCTCCTGGTCTCCACGCTCGTCGGATTGCTTTACGGCGCGATGCTTCCAATGTTCCCGAAACGGCCAATCGTACTCGGAGGACTGATCGGCCCGGTCTTGTGGTCGGGGCTGCTGTACACAATGATGGGGCTGCTCAATCCTTTGCTGGAGAGCCACATTGACTGGGCGTGGTTTATGGCTTCGCAAGTGGCCTTCGGCGTCGTCGCCGGCATCATCGTCGTAAAGCAATCGCGAATGCCGACGCACGAGAACGTGTCCTTCGCCATTCGCGCCGGGGTTGAAGCTCCGGGGATTATTCCACCAAAAGGAAGCGGAGAAGAACGCCCGTGAACGCATTTCGGTATCTATGTGCATCTTCGGCGCTCAGTGCGATGCTGCTCTCGGGTTGCAACTCTCCGCACGGCCGGCCGCGCACAGGCTCTGAGGCTTTGGCGCCGAATCAGGTTTCGGAATTTCGAACTCTGTATGCGGAAAACTGCGCTGGATGCCACGGCACGGAAGGACGCGGAGGAGCGGCGATCGCGCTCGCCGATCCGGTCTATCTGGCCATCGCGGATGAAACGGCAATGCGCAAGGTGATCGCCAACGGCGTGGGCGAAACCTCGATGCCGGCTTTCGCTCAAAGCGCGGGCGGAATGCTGACGGATAAGCAGATCGATGTGATCACCAGAGAAATCCGA
Encoded here:
- the coxB gene encoding cytochrome c oxidase subunit II produces the protein MRRIKNSATLSALQICTFLFLSLATAAAAEPKAPSSLTNIFAPESTPAKSIFNLSMFVFAITGIIFVVVSTLLIYAVVKFRGKAADSGREPAQVYGSTQIELAWTIIPVLIVVVLFLATARVIHAIQDAPKPATALEVTVIGHQFWWEFRYPKLGIVTANELHIPVSDPAHPTPTFLKLLSADTDHSFWVPQLGGKTDLIPNRVNEMWMDPHRPGLFLGQCAQYCGVQHAKMLLRVSVDKADDFDAWVSSQRQPTTDNEAVIAGKRVFETTACINCHTISGTAGNGHFGPDLTHLMSRRTIASGAAENTDEKLRLWIRNPDAIKPGSLMPAMQLSEPDVDALVRYLETLR
- the ctaD gene encoding cytochrome c oxidase subunit I, with amino-acid sequence MSSDAMAIPNVQVVSQPWIQTLHEWLTTVDHKRLGILYVLFALVFLVIGGIEAVIMRIQLIRPHNDFVSPQVFNRMFTMHGTTMIFFVAMPVLFGFANYLVPLMIGARDMAFPRLNAFSFWLTALGGLVLYFSFIGGSGLYGAGNAPDISWWAYAPLAARAFSPGHSSDYWTIAVLVSGFGSIGTAINLIATILCMRCPGMTLSRMPLLAWLNLVMAGMVLIAITPLSAAQIMLLVDRYLGGHFFDTQAGGSAVLWMHFFWIFGHPEVYVLIIPCFAFMSEIVPVFSRKPIFGYPVMVAATISIGFVSLSVWAHHMFTVGMNSYANSFFTITTMAVGIPTGIKIFNWLGTIWGGKIQFKTPMLFCIAFLFQFLIAGLTGIMQAAAPFDWQLSYSYFVVAHFHYVIVGGILFALFAAFYYWYPKVTGRMLSERLGKIHFWLFVIGFHLCFDVMHIEGLLGMPRRIYTYEPGRGWDTLNLIVTIGAFIQGIAVLVFVANLIISYWKGAIAGNDPWDAWTLEWSVSSPPPEYNFASIPVVASRRPLWDLKHPEDPDSRYE
- a CDS encoding cytochrome c oxidase subunit 3, which encodes MSAIAFPRLETPAEAWSLPYRGTVAMAGLIIAESAIFTIFVAAYLFYVGKSLTGPTPGEVLETPIFYTICLLSSSLTVHLAGKSLQKGKRSAFLGWWLFTILLGGLFLFGTGREWHRLIYERGLTISTNLFGTTYYSLVGLHAFHVTAGLVMLTIVLIFGLARRVGVEHSARVDVLALYWHFVDAVWVVVFTVVYVLGR